From one Bradyrhizobium sp. Ash2021 genomic stretch:
- the hemH gene encoding ferrochelatase produces MTVVAPFESAKPAPESQPERVGVLLVNLGTPDTSDAKGVRAYLKEFLSDPRVIEDQGLWWKLILNGVILRIRPGRKARDYQKIWNTEKNESPLKTITRAQAETLAAAISDHDHVVVDWAMRYGNPSIKSRIEALAAQGCDRLLVVPLYPQYSAATSATVCDEVFRVLAGMRAQPILRVTPPYYEDPDYIEALAVSINAHLSTLPFQPELIVASYHGMPQEYVDKGDPYYAQCVATTDALRKRMGLDATKLILTFQSRFGFDQWLQPYTDKTIEKSAKDGVRRIAVVTPGFSADCLETLEEIAQENAEIFKHNGGEQFAFIPCLNDSEPGMDVIRQLVLRELQGWI; encoded by the coding sequence ATGACCGTGGTCGCTCCCTTTGAAAGTGCAAAGCCGGCGCCGGAGTCGCAGCCGGAACGCGTCGGCGTGCTGCTGGTCAATCTCGGCACCCCCGACACATCAGACGCCAAAGGCGTTCGCGCCTATCTGAAGGAGTTCCTGTCCGATCCGCGCGTGATCGAAGATCAGGGGCTGTGGTGGAAGCTGATTCTGAACGGGGTGATCCTGCGCATCCGGCCCGGCCGCAAGGCGCGCGATTACCAGAAGATCTGGAACACCGAGAAAAACGAATCCCCGCTCAAGACGATCACACGCGCACAGGCCGAAACGCTCGCCGCGGCGATCTCGGACCATGACCATGTCGTGGTCGACTGGGCGATGCGTTACGGCAATCCGTCGATCAAGTCGCGCATCGAGGCCCTGGCCGCGCAAGGCTGCGACCGGCTGCTGGTGGTGCCGCTCTATCCGCAATATTCCGCGGCGACCTCGGCTACGGTGTGCGACGAAGTGTTTCGCGTGCTGGCCGGGATGCGCGCGCAGCCGATCCTGCGGGTGACGCCGCCCTATTACGAAGACCCCGATTATATCGAGGCGCTCGCGGTCTCGATCAATGCGCATCTTTCGACGCTGCCGTTCCAGCCCGAGCTGATCGTCGCGTCATACCACGGCATGCCGCAAGAATATGTCGACAAGGGCGATCCCTATTATGCGCAGTGCGTCGCAACAACGGACGCCTTGCGCAAGCGCATGGGCCTTGATGCGACAAAACTGATCCTTACGTTTCAATCACGCTTCGGCTTCGATCAATGGCTGCAGCCCTATACCGACAAGACCATCGAAAAATCAGCGAAAGATGGTGTGCGGCGCATTGCGGTGGTGACCCCCGGCTTCTCCGCCGATTGCCTGGAGACGCTGGAAGAGATCGCGCAGGAGAACGCCGAGATTTTCAAGCACAACGGCGGCGAGCAATTTGCCTTCATCCCCTGCCTGAACGACAGCGAACCCGGCATGGACGTCATCCGCCAGCTGGTCTTGCGCGAATTGCAAGGCTGGATTTGA
- a CDS encoding SPFH domain-containing protein, translating into MTGFDIFAIALVLLVIVTLFAGVKTVPQGYDWTIERFGKYTRTLAPGLNLIIPYFDRVGRKMNMMEQVINIPEQEVITKDNATVTVDGVAFFQVFDAAKASYEVSNLNQAIIVLTMTNIRSVMGAMDLDQVLSHRDEINERLLRVVDAAVSPWGLKVNRIEIKDIVPPADLVEAMGRQMKAERVKRADILQAEGQRQSEILRAEGAKQGQILQAEGRKEAAFRDAEARERSAEAEAKATQMVSDAIARGDVAALNYFIADKYIKAFGQFADSPNQKLLMLPIEATSVLGSLAGIGEIAKATFGESAASAAAAARRSSVPSAGPTPPPVAPQR; encoded by the coding sequence ATGACTGGCTTTGATATTTTCGCGATTGCACTCGTTCTGCTTGTCATTGTTACATTGTTCGCCGGCGTCAAGACCGTGCCGCAAGGCTATGACTGGACCATCGAACGGTTCGGCAAATACACCCGCACGCTGGCGCCGGGGCTCAATCTCATCATTCCCTATTTCGACCGCGTCGGCCGCAAGATGAACATGATGGAGCAGGTGATCAACATTCCCGAGCAGGAAGTGATCACCAAGGACAACGCCACCGTCACCGTCGACGGCGTCGCGTTTTTCCAGGTGTTCGACGCCGCCAAGGCCAGCTACGAGGTCTCCAACCTCAATCAGGCGATCATTGTGCTGACCATGACCAACATCCGCTCGGTGATGGGTGCGATGGATCTCGACCAGGTGCTGTCGCATCGCGACGAGATCAACGAGCGCCTGTTGCGCGTGGTCGACGCCGCCGTCTCGCCGTGGGGCCTGAAGGTCAACCGCATCGAGATCAAGGACATCGTGCCGCCCGCGGACCTTGTGGAAGCCATGGGCCGGCAGATGAAGGCCGAGCGCGTCAAGCGTGCCGACATTCTGCAGGCCGAGGGCCAGCGCCAATCGGAAATCTTGCGCGCGGAGGGTGCAAAACAGGGCCAGATCCTGCAGGCCGAAGGCCGCAAGGAGGCCGCGTTCCGCGACGCCGAGGCGCGCGAGCGTTCCGCGGAAGCCGAGGCCAAGGCGACGCAGATGGTCTCCGACGCTATCGCCAGGGGCGACGTCGCCGCGCTGAACTATTTTATCGCCGACAAGTACATCAAGGCGTTCGGGCAGTTCGCGGACTCGCCGAACCAGAAGCTTCTGATGCTGCCGATCGAGGCGACCAGCGTGCTCGGCTCGCTCGCCGGCATCGGCGAGATTGCGAAAGCCACTTTCGGCGAAAGCGCCGCATCCGCCGCGGCCGCCGCGCGCCGCTCCTCGGTGCCGTCAGCCGGCCCCACGCCGCCACCGGTGGCGCCGCAGCGCTAA
- a CDS encoding NfeD family protein — protein MAEMFSTLGTWNWLIFGFILMALELAAPGVFLFWLGLAALLVGLLSFAIDPSWQTQLLMFAVFAAAAVPVWRRLAKSEGSVSQSNPFLNKRTEALIGRVFTLEKPIVDGAGTVRIDDTVWRVAGPDTPAGSRVRIVQADGASLTVAAA, from the coding sequence ATGGCCGAGATGTTTTCGACGTTAGGTACCTGGAACTGGCTGATCTTCGGCTTCATCCTGATGGCGCTGGAGCTGGCGGCACCCGGTGTGTTCCTGTTCTGGCTCGGGCTCGCCGCGCTGCTGGTCGGATTGCTGTCGTTCGCGATCGATCCATCCTGGCAGACGCAATTGTTGATGTTCGCGGTGTTCGCGGCCGCGGCGGTACCGGTATGGCGGCGCCTTGCGAAGAGCGAGGGCAGCGTCAGCCAGAGCAACCCGTTCCTCAACAAGCGGACCGAAGCGCTGATCGGCCGGGTATTCACGCTGGAAAAGCCGATCGTCGATGGCGCAGGCACGGTGCGGATCGACGACACGGTCTGGCGCGTCGCCGGTCCCGATACGCCGGCCGGCAGCCGGGTCAGGATCGTGCAGGCCGACGGCGCCAGCCTGACGGTGGCGGCGGCTTAG
- a CDS encoding helix-turn-helix domain-containing protein, with the protein MPKPASVTKKRAVRGSRTGRPIMALLDLLGRRWSLRIIWELREASLTSRALRTACDEASPTILQTRLTELREAGFVELVAGDGYRLTELGKELQENFLAVHHLAERWSKRGTG; encoded by the coding sequence ATGCCGAAACCGGCTTCCGTCACGAAGAAGCGCGCCGTCCGTGGCTCCCGCACGGGCCGGCCGATCATGGCGCTGCTCGATCTGCTGGGCCGCCGCTGGAGCCTGCGCATCATCTGGGAGCTGCGCGAGGCGTCGCTGACCTCGCGCGCCTTGCGTACCGCGTGCGATGAAGCTTCCCCCACCATCCTGCAGACGCGGCTGACGGAGCTGCGCGAGGCGGGCTTCGTCGAACTCGTTGCCGGGGACGGCTATCGCCTCACCGAGCTGGGCAAGGAGCTGCAGGAGAATTTTCTGGCCGTGCATCACTTGGCCGAGCGCTGGAGTAAACGCGGGACGGGCTAA
- a CDS encoding carboxymuconolactone decarboxylase family protein, with product MSRIAPLDPPYAPDIQQQFDRIMRGAPPLVLFRVMAGQPRAWEKFRGGSLLDRGPLSLREREIVIDRTTARNGCEYEWGVHVAAFAEAAHLTDEQVRATVLGDADAACWSAAEQALIAAVDALHQRATLSDAEFKGLSAHYDDAKILEIIMLCGFYRTVSYLANTLALPLEKTAARFPN from the coding sequence ATGTCACGCATCGCGCCGCTCGATCCGCCTTACGCGCCGGATATTCAGCAGCAGTTCGACCGCATCATGCGCGGCGCGCCGCCGCTGGTGCTGTTCCGCGTCATGGCCGGCCAGCCCCGCGCCTGGGAGAAGTTTCGCGGCGGCAGCCTGCTGGACCGGGGGCCGTTGTCGTTGCGGGAGCGCGAGATCGTCATCGACCGTACCACCGCGCGGAACGGTTGCGAATATGAATGGGGCGTGCATGTCGCGGCGTTTGCGGAAGCAGCCCATCTCACCGACGAGCAGGTCCGCGCCACCGTGCTCGGCGACGCCGATGCAGCGTGTTGGTCGGCGGCCGAACAGGCGCTGATTGCCGCCGTCGACGCGCTGCATCAACGCGCGACGCTCAGCGATGCCGAATTCAAGGGGCTGTCGGCGCATTACGACGATGCAAAGATCCTGGAGATCATCATGCTCTGCGGCTTCTATCGCACGGTGTCGTATCTGGCGAACACGCTGGCCTTGCCGCTCGAGAAAACGGCGGCGCGGTTTCCGAACTGA
- a CDS encoding KpsF/GutQ family sugar-phosphate isomerase — protein MANPKPLMAKSSGTDSANAAVKSALRTLEAEAGGIAAVTAALQSDLGALFNAAAELIRNAKGRLIVTGLGKSGHIGRKVAATFASTGTPAFFVHAAEASHGDLGMITADDVILALSWSGEQPEMRNLINYAARFRIPLIAITAERESTLAKAADFALTLPKAREACPHNLAPTTSSLMMLALGDALAIALLEGRGFTSVDFSVLHPGGKLGAMLKYTRDLMHSGNAVPLKPLGTKMSDALVEMTSKGFGCVGIVDNRGQIAGIVTDGDLRRQMRPDLMTALVDEVMTRNPKTIDRDTLAGEALEMLNSSKITALIVTDANKPVGIVHLHDLLRAGVA, from the coding sequence ATGGCCAATCCGAAACCGCTGATGGCAAAATCATCCGGCACCGATTCCGCGAATGCCGCTGTCAAGTCGGCCCTGCGTACGCTCGAGGCGGAAGCCGGCGGCATCGCGGCCGTGACCGCGGCACTGCAATCCGATCTCGGCGCGCTCTTCAATGCGGCGGCCGAACTGATCCGCAACGCCAAGGGACGGCTGATCGTCACGGGATTGGGCAAATCAGGCCATATCGGCCGCAAGGTCGCGGCGACGTTTGCCTCCACCGGCACGCCGGCGTTTTTCGTCCATGCCGCCGAGGCGAGCCACGGCGATCTCGGCATGATCACCGCCGACGATGTCATCCTGGCGCTGTCATGGTCCGGCGAGCAGCCGGAAATGCGGAACCTGATCAACTATGCCGCGCGCTTCCGGATTCCGCTGATCGCGATCACGGCAGAGCGGGAATCGACGCTTGCCAAGGCGGCCGACTTCGCGCTGACGCTGCCGAAGGCGCGCGAAGCCTGCCCGCACAATCTCGCGCCCACCACCTCTTCGCTGATGATGCTCGCGCTCGGCGACGCACTGGCGATCGCGCTGTTGGAGGGCCGCGGCTTCACCTCGGTCGATTTCAGCGTGCTGCATCCCGGCGGCAAGCTCGGCGCCATGTTGAAATATACCCGCGACCTCATGCATTCCGGCAACGCCGTGCCGCTCAAGCCGCTCGGCACCAAAATGTCCGACGCGCTGGTCGAGATGACCTCGAAGGGCTTTGGCTGCGTCGGCATCGTCGACAACAGAGGCCAGATCGCCGGCATCGTCACCGACGGCGATCTAAGGCGCCAGATGCGGCCGGACCTGATGACCGCACTGGTCGACGAGGTCATGACCAGGAATCCCAAGACGATCGATCGCGACACGCTGGCCGGCGAGGCGCTGGAGATGCTCAATTCGTCCAAGATCACCGCGCTGATCGTGACCGACGCGAACAAGCCGGTCGGCATCGTGCATCTGCACGATCTGTTGCGCGCCGGGGTGGCGTAG
- a CDS encoding outer membrane beta-barrel protein — protein sequence MAGPARGRSRRATLFRAVLPCLALIASGEAPALAQTVTPDLFSPTRSSQITTPDSPLRRTGIGAVDRTGNAADDARLRERDTDTPAPSRIGQIPSYGLPAASGAADIGYDSLNRRRKKPKYYPGQVKPKPPTGPGSPPPPIATNTPLRLSIPPSESANKAPIPPAMAGTVAGQPLRKRLRIDDDPFGPVGDYAGGFLIKSALELRGGYDTNPGRTFVPKGSPVYVVAPEFLAVSDWERHVLVADLRGSFTGYTNTFPPVDGVASSAPTNLDRPDFTGHVDGRLDVTHDTRLLAQTRLRVATDNPGSPNVQVGLARYPVYATFGGTFGLDQNFNRLQVSAGATVDRTVYQNSVLTDGSVTSNDDRNYNQFGGLGRVSYDLIPGLKPFGEIDGNVRSHDLLVDRNGYQRNSSGGSVRAGTTFEFSRILIGEASIGWAARTYEDPRLLPLQGLLTSASLIWSATPLTTAKFIATTSIDETTVPGVSGVLTHLYTAEVDHDFRRWLTGIGRFTWGTQAYQGDLRFDRIYSISGELVYKMNRSFWVTGTLRRDWLNSNIPGNSTASTVVMLGVRLQH from the coding sequence ATGGCGGGTCCAGCAAGGGGCCGAAGCAGGCGCGCGACCCTTTTCCGCGCGGTTTTGCCATGCCTTGCGCTGATCGCGTCTGGTGAAGCGCCGGCGCTGGCCCAAACCGTCACGCCCGACCTGTTCAGCCCGACTCGCTCGAGCCAGATCACCACGCCGGATTCGCCGTTGCGCCGCACCGGCATCGGCGCCGTCGACAGAACCGGCAATGCCGCCGATGACGCAAGGCTCCGCGAACGCGACACCGATACCCCGGCGCCATCGCGGATCGGGCAGATCCCGAGTTACGGCCTGCCCGCCGCCAGCGGTGCCGCCGACATCGGCTATGACTCGCTCAATCGCAGGCGCAAGAAGCCGAAATATTATCCGGGCCAGGTGAAGCCGAAGCCGCCGACCGGTCCCGGCAGCCCGCCGCCGCCGATTGCAACGAACACGCCGCTGCGGCTTTCGATCCCGCCGTCGGAATCCGCCAACAAGGCGCCGATACCCCCGGCGATGGCCGGCACGGTCGCAGGCCAGCCGCTGCGCAAGCGGCTCAGGATCGATGACGATCCGTTCGGCCCGGTCGGCGATTACGCCGGCGGTTTCCTGATCAAGTCGGCGCTTGAATTAAGAGGCGGCTACGATACCAATCCCGGGCGCACCTTTGTCCCGAAGGGCTCGCCGGTCTACGTCGTCGCGCCGGAATTCCTGGCTGTCTCCGACTGGGAACGCCACGTGCTGGTGGCTGACTTGCGGGGATCGTTCACGGGTTACACCAACACCTTTCCGCCGGTGGACGGCGTGGCGTCGTCGGCGCCGACCAATCTCGATCGCCCGGATTTCACCGGCCATGTCGATGGCCGTCTCGATGTCACCCATGACACCCGGTTGTTGGCACAAACGCGGCTGCGCGTCGCCACCGACAATCCTGGCAGCCCGAACGTGCAGGTCGGCCTCGCCAGATATCCGGTCTATGCGACGTTCGGCGGCACCTTCGGGCTCGATCAGAATTTCAACCGGCTTCAGGTCTCCGCGGGCGCCACTGTCGACCGCACCGTCTATCAGAACTCGGTATTGACCGATGGCTCCGTCACCAGCAACGACGATCGCAACTACAATCAGTTCGGCGGCCTCGGCCGTGTCAGCTACGATTTGATACCCGGCCTCAAGCCGTTCGGCGAGATCGATGGCAACGTCCGCTCGCACGACCTGCTGGTCGATCGCAACGGCTATCAGCGCAATTCGAGCGGCGGAAGCGTCAGGGCCGGCACCACCTTCGAATTCTCCCGGATTTTGATCGGCGAAGCTTCGATCGGCTGGGCGGCGCGCACCTACGAGGATCCGCGGCTGCTGCCGTTGCAGGGCCTGCTGACGTCGGCCTCGCTGATATGGTCCGCGACGCCGTTGACGACAGCCAAATTCATCGCCACCACGTCGATCGACGAGACCACGGTGCCCGGCGTCTCCGGCGTGCTGACGCATCTCTACACCGCGGAAGTCGATCACGATTTCCGCCGCTGGCTCACGGGCATTGGCAGATTCACCTGGGGCACGCAGGCCTATCAGGGCGATCTGCGCTTCGACCGCATCTATTCGATCTCCGGCGAACTGGTTTACAAGATGAACCGCAGTTTTTGGGTCACGGGCACCTTGCGCCGCGACTGGTTGAATTCGAACATCCCCGGCAACAGCACCGCGTCGACGGTCGTGATGCTCGGCGTGCGGCTGCAGCACTGA
- a CDS encoding glutamate synthase subunit beta codes for MGKITGFLEIDRNERKYSPVTERVKHYREFVIPLSEKDTRDQAARCMNCGIPYCHGTGSVQPGTPGCPVNNQIPDFNDLVYQGNWEEASRNLHSTNNFPEFTGRICPAPCEASCTLNIDDNPVTIKTIECAIVDRAWDNGWLKPEIAPARTGKKVAIIGSGPAGLAAAQQLARAGHDVHVYEKFAKAGGLLRYGIPDFKMEKHIIDRRVAQMEAEGVTFHYGAHVGGSTPGAIDPRDLLNQYDAVALTGGAEAGRDLPIPGRDLDGIHFAMDFLPQQNRRVSNEPLGDVSEILADGKHVVVIGGGDTGSDCIGTSFRQGAKSVTQLEIMPAPPEHENKGLTWPNWPLKMRTSSSQAEGAKREYAVLTQKFSGVDGKVQKLHCVQVDDKFKPIAGTEFELDAQLVLLAMGFVHPVHEGLLKMLGVDLDQRGNVRANLTDYKTSRPNVFSAGDMRRGQSLVVWAIREGRLCARAIDQYLMGSTTLPR; via the coding sequence ATGGGCAAGATCACAGGTTTTCTCGAGATCGACCGGAACGAGCGCAAGTACTCGCCGGTCACAGAGCGCGTAAAGCACTATCGCGAATTCGTCATTCCCTTGAGCGAGAAAGACACCCGCGACCAGGCCGCGCGCTGCATGAATTGCGGCATTCCCTATTGCCACGGCACCGGCTCGGTGCAGCCGGGCACGCCCGGCTGTCCGGTCAACAACCAGATCCCCGACTTCAACGACCTCGTCTATCAGGGCAACTGGGAAGAAGCCTCGCGCAATCTGCACTCGACCAACAATTTCCCGGAATTCACCGGCCGCATCTGTCCGGCGCCGTGCGAGGCTTCCTGCACGCTGAACATCGACGACAACCCGGTGACCATCAAGACCATCGAATGCGCCATTGTCGACCGCGCCTGGGACAATGGCTGGCTGAAGCCGGAAATCGCCCCCGCCAGGACCGGCAAGAAGGTCGCGATCATCGGCTCGGGCCCGGCGGGGCTTGCCGCCGCCCAACAGCTCGCGCGCGCCGGCCACGACGTCCATGTCTACGAGAAATTCGCCAAGGCCGGCGGCCTGCTCCGTTACGGCATTCCCGACTTCAAGATGGAAAAGCACATCATCGACCGCCGCGTGGCGCAGATGGAAGCCGAGGGCGTCACGTTCCATTACGGCGCCCATGTCGGCGGCAGCACACCAGGCGCGATCGATCCGCGCGATCTGCTCAATCAATATGACGCGGTGGCGCTGACCGGCGGCGCCGAAGCCGGCCGCGATCTGCCGATCCCCGGCCGCGATCTTGACGGCATCCATTTTGCGATGGATTTCCTGCCGCAGCAGAACCGCCGCGTCAGCAATGAGCCGCTCGGCGACGTTTCGGAAATTCTCGCCGACGGCAAGCACGTGGTCGTGATCGGCGGTGGCGACACCGGCTCGGACTGCATCGGCACCTCATTTCGGCAGGGCGCGAAATCCGTCACGCAACTCGAGATCATGCCGGCGCCGCCCGAGCATGAGAACAAGGGCCTGACCTGGCCGAACTGGCCGTTGAAGATGCGGACCTCGTCGAGCCAGGCCGAAGGCGCCAAGCGCGAATACGCGGTGCTGACGCAGAAATTCTCGGGCGTCGACGGCAAGGTGCAGAAGCTGCATTGCGTCCAGGTCGACGACAAGTTCAAGCCGATCGCCGGCACCGAATTCGAACTCGACGCGCAGCTGGTGCTGTTGGCGATGGGTTTCGTGCATCCGGTGCACGAGGGCCTGCTGAAGATGCTCGGCGTCGATCTCGACCAGCGCGGCAACGTCCGCGCCAACCTGACCGACTACAAGACCTCACGTCCCAACGTGTTCTCCGCCGGCGACATGCGCCGCGGCCAGTCGCTGGTGGTGTGGGCGATCCGCGAAGGCCGGCTGTGCGCACGCGCGATCGATCAGTATCTGATGGGAAGCACGACGCTGCCGAGGTGA